Proteins encoded together in one Thermococcus barophilus MP window:
- a CDS encoding DUF362 domain-containing protein, translated as MALPQVEILIDKEKCYLCGSCVAVCPKEAIIIENDEWKFFQEKCIGCKFCVLACPVGALSAKEGE; from the coding sequence ATGGCGCTTCCACAGGTTGAGATTCTAATTGATAAAGAAAAGTGCTATCTTTGTGGCTCTTGTGTAGCAGTGTGCCCAAAAGAAGCAATAATAATTGAAAACGACGAATGGAAGTTCTTTCAAGAAAAATGCATTGGGTGTAAGTTCTGCGTTTTGGCATGTCCAGTTGGAGCATTGAGTGCCAAGGAGGGTGAGTGA
- the pdo gene encoding protein disulfide oxidoreductase, which produces MGLISDGDKKVIREEFFSKLTNPVKLIVFIGKDHCQYCEQLKQLVQEISELSDLVSFEVHDFDTEKELAQRYRVDRAPVTVITQDGKDFGVRYFGLPAGHEFGAFLEDIVDVSNGTTDLMKETKETLKEIDRDVRILVFVTPTCPYCPMAVRMAHKFALENALAGKNKILGDMVEAIEYPEWADQYRVMAVPKIVIQVDGVDKVEFEGAYPEKMFLEKLLEALE; this is translated from the coding sequence ATGGGATTGATAAGCGATGGAGATAAGAAGGTCATAAGAGAGGAGTTTTTCTCAAAGCTAACTAACCCAGTCAAGCTCATCGTGTTCATTGGCAAAGATCACTGCCAGTACTGCGAGCAGTTAAAGCAGCTTGTTCAGGAAATCAGCGAGCTGAGTGATCTTGTTAGCTTTGAAGTTCATGACTTCGACACTGAAAAGGAACTGGCACAGAGATACAGGGTTGACAGAGCTCCAGTTACAGTAATCACCCAAGACGGAAAGGATTTTGGCGTCAGATACTTTGGTCTCCCAGCAGGGCACGAGTTCGGTGCATTCCTTGAGGACATAGTTGATGTCTCCAACGGAACAACTGACTTGATGAAAGAAACCAAGGAAACACTCAAAGAAATCGATAGGGACGTCAGAATCTTGGTCTTTGTCACCCCAACCTGTCCGTACTGCCCCATGGCAGTTAGAATGGCTCACAAGTTTGCCCTCGAAAATGCACTTGCTGGAAAGAACAAAATACTTGGAGACATGGTTGAGGCTATTGAGTACCCAGAATGGGCTGACCAGTACAGGGTGATGGCGGTTCCAAAGATTGTCATACAGGTTGACGGTGTCGACAAAGTTGAGTTTGAGGGCGCATATCCAGAAAAGATGTTCCTTGAGAAACTTCTTGAGGCACTCGAGTGA
- a CDS encoding class I SAM-dependent methyltransferase has translation MAQYFDKIAYRYDAWYQTKVGQYVDRTEKRLIFSMIKTKRGRALDLGCGTGNYTLELYRRGFDVIGVDLSQEMLKIAKAKIPDVLFIRANAYNLPFKKEAFDLVLSVTMFEFIHEPEKVLNEIYRILKLGGEVVIGTMNGKSLWFLFKRVKSLFVETAYRYARFYTSKELESLLANAGFSDVESKSVIFFPSFFPFVGIAEKVDRKVNKKLKNLGAFIAVRGVKK, from the coding sequence ATGGCACAGTATTTTGATAAAATTGCTTACCGCTATGATGCATGGTATCAAACAAAGGTTGGGCAGTACGTTGATAGAACGGAAAAAAGGCTCATTTTTTCTATGATTAAAACGAAAAGAGGACGGGCACTTGACTTGGGCTGTGGTACTGGAAATTACACCCTCGAGCTCTATAGAAGGGGCTTTGATGTGATAGGGGTTGACCTGAGTCAAGAAATGCTCAAAATTGCCAAAGCTAAAATCCCAGATGTTCTTTTTATCCGGGCCAATGCATACAACCTGCCATTCAAAAAAGAAGCCTTTGATTTGGTATTAAGCGTTACAATGTTTGAGTTTATTCACGAACCTGAAAAAGTTCTGAATGAAATATACAGGATATTAAAGCTAGGAGGGGAAGTGGTTATTGGAACCATGAATGGAAAAAGCTTGTGGTTCCTCTTCAAGCGAGTTAAAAGCCTGTTTGTTGAAACAGCATACAGATATGCAAGGTTCTACACTTCAAAAGAACTGGAATCACTCTTAGCAAATGCAGGATTCAGCGATGTGGAAAGCAAGAGTGTTATATTTTTCCCATCATTCTTCCCGTTTGTTGGGATTGCAGAGAAAGTTGACCGCAAAGTTAACAAAAAGTTGAAGAATCTTGGGGCGTTCATAGCTGTTAGGGGAGTTAAGAAGTGA
- a CDS encoding geranylgeranyl reductase family protein, with translation MHYDVVVVGAGIAGPILSRNLAKKGYSVLMIDKKAEIGTPKRCGEGLGIEAFKKYDIPLDRRFINREIYGAAIYSPSGYRLEIRYDRVAGVILERKIFDKMLAYYAAKAGADVMAKTEAVGLIRKEGKIAGVKAKHEGEPLEIYADVIVAADGVESRVARWAGINSFLPPHEIDSAYEYEMIIENFEFDPDLIHLYFGNNIAPRGYVWIFPKDEDRANVGIGINGDNPKTAKYYLEKWLKENNIKGTKILEVNVGGVPVGGFLKELVKDNVVVVGDAARQVNPMHGGGMAEAMEAATIASKWIDKALSEENLELLKGYTEEWWAGEGQKLLRILKVRQISEKLSDDELDAAVQALSGADAEKIAAGDYKEVFKALIKHPRILLKPKMLKLLKEAL, from the coding sequence CTGCATTATGATGTTGTAGTGGTTGGAGCCGGCATTGCGGGGCCAATTCTCTCAAGGAATTTGGCTAAAAAGGGATACAGTGTTCTCATGATTGACAAAAAAGCCGAAATTGGAACACCAAAAAGATGTGGAGAAGGCTTAGGAATAGAGGCATTTAAAAAGTATGACATTCCGTTGGATAGGCGTTTTATAAATAGGGAAATTTATGGTGCTGCAATATATTCCCCGAGCGGCTATAGACTTGAAATCAGGTATGATAGGGTTGCAGGTGTAATCTTGGAAAGGAAAATCTTTGACAAGATGCTGGCATATTATGCAGCCAAGGCTGGAGCAGACGTTATGGCAAAGACAGAGGCTGTTGGCTTAATAAGAAAAGAAGGCAAGATAGCTGGAGTTAAGGCTAAGCACGAAGGCGAACCTTTGGAGATTTATGCTGACGTTATTGTCGCGGCTGATGGGGTAGAAAGCAGAGTGGCAAGATGGGCTGGAATAAACAGCTTTTTACCACCTCACGAGATTGATTCAGCCTATGAATATGAAATGATAATCGAGAATTTTGAGTTCGATCCAGATTTGATTCACCTCTACTTTGGAAATAACATCGCCCCAAGAGGCTACGTATGGATCTTTCCAAAAGATGAAGATAGGGCAAATGTTGGAATTGGAATAAACGGAGATAATCCCAAAACAGCAAAATACTACCTCGAAAAGTGGCTCAAAGAGAACAACATAAAGGGAACAAAGATTCTGGAGGTTAACGTCGGTGGAGTTCCTGTTGGCGGCTTTTTGAAAGAACTCGTTAAAGACAACGTTGTAGTTGTCGGAGATGCGGCAAGACAAGTAAATCCAATGCACGGAGGAGGAATGGCGGAAGCCATGGAAGCGGCAACAATAGCGAGCAAGTGGATCGACAAAGCTTTGAGCGAAGAGAACCTTGAACTTCTCAAAGGTTACACAGAAGAATGGTGGGCTGGAGAAGGTCAAAAATTGCTTAGGATTCTAAAGGTCAGGCAGATAAGTGAGAAGCTCAGTGATGATGAGCTTGATGCTGCAGTTCAGGCATTAAGCGGTGCAGATGCTGAAAAGATAGCTGCTGGAGACTACAAGGAAGTTTTCAAAGCACTGATAAAGCATCCAAGGATTCTACTCAAACCAAAGATGCTTAAACTTCTGAAAGAGGCGCTTTAA
- the trmY gene encoding tRNA (pseudouridine(54)-N(1))-methyltransferase TrmY: protein MRIFIIKANHAHTKADFSLKDLPGTSGRIDLLCRSINSAFLLSHGFRKNVRVWLNLNGPPNPPKTIRFEGSEIRPKTINPDERSIAKLIIKALKAGERIKDPSKEHQVLPGIHISNLTFEDIIRKTLKTAKLYYLHEEGKPIAEVNFKGNIAFILGDHVGLSDEDEAFLENIAEKISIGRKSYLTSHVIAYVNIFLDNLGI from the coding sequence ATGAGGATTTTCATCATCAAAGCAAATCATGCTCATACAAAAGCGGATTTCAGTCTGAAAGATCTACCCGGGACAAGTGGTAGGATTGATTTACTCTGCCGAAGCATTAACTCCGCTTTTTTGCTCTCCCATGGCTTTCGCAAAAATGTTAGGGTTTGGCTAAATCTAAATGGTCCTCCGAATCCGCCTAAAACCATTCGATTCGAAGGTAGCGAGATTAGACCCAAGACAATAAATCCAGATGAGAGGAGCATTGCAAAACTGATAATTAAAGCACTAAAAGCTGGCGAAAGGATCAAAGATCCCAGCAAAGAGCATCAAGTCTTGCCCGGAATTCACATCAGCAATTTAACCTTTGAGGACATAATCAGAAAAACCCTCAAGACTGCAAAGCTCTACTACCTTCACGAAGAAGGTAAACCGATAGCTGAGGTTAACTTTAAAGGAAACATTGCGTTTATTCTTGGAGATCATGTTGGATTATCTGATGAAGATGAGGCTTTCCTTGAAAACATTGCAGAAAAGATTAGCATCGGAAGAAAGAGTTACCTAACCTCACATGTTATTGCCTATGTCAACATCTTTCTGGATAATTTGGGTATTTAG
- the surR gene encoding sulfur metabolism transcriptional regulator SurR, with amino-acid sequence MSEPDIFYILGNKVRRDLLSHLTCTECYFSLLSNKVSVSSTAVSKHLKIMEREGLLKSYEKEGKFIGPVRKYYKITLSSTYVVTVTPNLFWYRGIKLDEKPKLKRFEIDLENLEESPNTLQSMVLNLIDANKQLHILLEALKSLESYRDMLVKTIKERYLEEIGDMTQLAILHYLMLYGEATIEDLSDRLNIKEREVIKKAEELNKFVPLTIKDRTIKIDEEKLRKVAK; translated from the coding sequence ATGTCTGAACCGGATATATTTTACATTCTGGGAAATAAGGTGAGGAGAGATTTGCTCAGTCATTTAACTTGTACTGAATGCTACTTCAGCTTATTAAGCAATAAGGTTAGCGTTTCCTCAACGGCAGTCTCAAAACACCTCAAAATCATGGAAAGGGAGGGACTCCTCAAATCATACGAGAAGGAAGGTAAATTCATAGGGCCTGTTAGGAAGTATTATAAAATAACTTTGTCAAGCACTTATGTTGTCACTGTGACTCCTAATTTATTTTGGTACAGGGGCATAAAGCTGGACGAAAAGCCCAAGTTGAAGAGATTTGAAATAGATCTGGAAAACCTTGAAGAGTCTCCCAATACCCTTCAGTCTATGGTTCTCAACCTTATTGATGCCAATAAACAGCTGCACATCCTGCTGGAGGCTTTAAAGTCTCTTGAAAGCTATAGGGATATGCTTGTGAAGACGATAAAGGAACGCTATTTGGAAGAGATCGGAGACATGACACAGCTGGCAATACTTCACTATTTGATGCTTTATGGTGAAGCTACAATTGAAGATCTCAGCGATCGCTTAAACATCAAGGAGAGGGAGGTCATCAAGAAGGCTGAAGAGCTAAACAAGTTTGTACCGTTAACAATAAAAGACAGAACAATAAAGATAGACGAGGAAAAATTGAGAAAAGTGGCAAAATAG
- a CDS encoding single- stranded DNA-binding family protein codes for MPRLLTGFVRAAGYANKVRKVLFAITRGKVNPEEVVRAAAELNQYLFNKFQEIGVKKEDVVRIEAEFDIKDGKIEWNFDSLKIEIYKKEEEEKLAEAMREVEESEKALELVVEELSKLSEKLRSLSDEISQLVQKIKQEHTALKLEFEKEEA; via the coding sequence ATGCCCCGCCTCTTAACTGGTTTTGTTAGAGCGGCTGGTTATGCAAACAAGGTGAGAAAAGTTTTATTCGCTATTACAAGGGGAAAAGTTAATCCCGAAGAAGTTGTTAGGGCTGCCGCCGAGCTTAACCAGTATCTCTTCAACAAATTCCAAGAAATTGGAGTTAAAAAAGAGGACGTTGTAAGAATTGAGGCTGAGTTTGATATTAAAGATGGAAAAATTGAATGGAATTTTGACAGCCTGAAAATCGAGATTTACAAGAAGGAGGAAGAAGAAAAGCTTGCAGAAGCAATGCGTGAGGTAGAAGAGAGCGAGAAAGCCCTCGAACTTGTAGTTGAAGAGCTCAGCAAGCTATCAGAAAAGCTAAGAAGCTTAAGTGATGAAATATCCCAACTTGTCCAAAAAATTAAGCAGGAGCACACAGCATTAAAGCTTGAATTCGAAAAAGAAGAAGCCTAA
- a CDS encoding MTH1187 family thiamine-binding protein translates to MAVAEICLFPLGTDTPSVGNYLEPVIEEIRRSGLKYMVCPMGTVVEGNIDSILRLIKRCHEVIFKAGAKRVVISVKIDDRIDKPITIESKLGI, encoded by the coding sequence ATGGCTGTTGCAGAAATTTGCCTCTTTCCTCTCGGAACAGATACTCCAAGTGTTGGAAATTATCTTGAACCAGTGATTGAGGAGATAAGAAGGAGTGGGCTAAAGTACATGGTCTGCCCAATGGGAACCGTAGTAGAAGGCAATATTGATTCAATTCTTAGACTAATTAAAAGATGCCATGAAGTAATTTTCAAAGCTGGAGCAAAAAGGGTGGTAATAAGTGTGAAAATTGATGACAGGATAGATAAACCTATCACAATAGAAAGCAAGCTTGGGATTTAA
- a CDS encoding ParB/RepB/Spo0J family partition protein, with protein MTEKKEILLITREKAFERARHLKRENELIYGVKFIIDHKYLPLDILIPTQRELSEAKLLIVLQEIKHGYDAPIIVLEHQKKYYILDGHHRAYALKKLGFSQVECLILKPKKEIKTKIEETVQRSKLKSLDDIKIVRNKH; from the coding sequence GTGACAGAAAAGAAGGAGATACTCTTGATAACAAGAGAAAAAGCATTCGAAAGAGCAAGACACCTCAAACGAGAAAACGAGCTTATCTACGGCGTTAAATTCATCATAGATCATAAATATCTTCCGCTTGATATCCTGATACCTACTCAAAGAGAGCTAAGTGAAGCAAAGCTGCTAATTGTTTTACAGGAGATCAAGCATGGTTACGACGCTCCTATTATAGTGTTGGAACATCAGAAGAAATATTACATCCTTGATGGTCACCACAGAGCTTATGCACTTAAAAAGCTGGGGTTTTCTCAAGTGGAATGCCTAATTCTAAAACCAAAAAAAGAAATTAAAACAAAAATTGAAGAAACAGTTCAAAGATCAAAACTAAAAAGTTTAGACGACATAAAAATAGTGAGAAACAAACACTAA
- a CDS encoding cupin domain-containing protein, protein MNAHPKVKKLKDMVEYQEGAVVSRTIIDKKTGTVTVFAFDKDQGLSEHTAPFDALVYILEGKAEVVISGKSYYLEEGDMIVMPANEPHALKAVDKFKMFLVMIKEE, encoded by the coding sequence ATGAATGCACACCCGAAAGTTAAAAAGCTGAAGGACATGGTGGAGTATCAGGAAGGTGCAGTAGTAAGCAGAACCATAATAGATAAGAAAACCGGCACAGTAACAGTTTTTGCGTTTGATAAGGATCAAGGATTGAGCGAGCATACTGCTCCTTTTGACGCGCTTGTTTATATCTTAGAAGGCAAAGCTGAAGTTGTGATTTCAGGGAAATCCTATTACCTTGAAGAAGGAGACATGATAGTGATGCCAGCCAACGAACCTCACGCTTTAAAGGCGGTAGACAAGTTCAAGATGTTCTTAGTGATGATAAAAGAGGAATGA
- the topA gene encoding DNA topoisomerase I, translating to MVTLIIAEKPNVAKKIAYALAERKPIRKTLYGVPYYELSRDGKKIIVAPAVGHLYTLAPKTKTYGYPIFDIEWVPVYVAEKGKSYAKDYIKALRELAKRADEFIVACDYDTEGEVIGYTALKYACGVDPKKAKRMKFSALTKRDILKAWYNLEPTINFGMADAGIARHILDWYWGVNLSRALTHAIKRASGKWMILSTGRVQGPTLKFLVEREKEIANFKPTPYWVIKMTLEKNGKQYTATYEKERILDEEEAKRIVQEAKKGPAFVEKVEVKQQKRNPPHPFDLGTLQREAYSAFGYSPKKTLDIAQRLYEMGICSYPRTSSQKLPKNLNYKYIIQSLAKIPEYKPFAHELLGKPQLKPVEGQKDDPAHPAIYPTGELPKPGELTQEEKNIYDLIVRRFLAAFADPAVREIMKVIINSNNHHFILSGARTVKEGWLKIYGKYVSFDEVILPKFREGEPVKVIQIKREKKKTKPPARYSPASVIKKMEDLGIGTKATRAQILETLYQRGYIEGKKKIRVTPLGMKVVEALEKNVPEIVSVELTREFEEKMDEIMKRKLSKDRVIEEARGQLIKILREFKAKELDIGKELMEKLLEREKNKKSKKKTAKELTAEEEEAIKNAVENHEKKSNNLIIVGKCPKCGGDLVVRYNRKTGKRFVGCSNWPSCDVTYPLLQRGKIIPTGKVCPECNAPVVKIKEGKKEYEVCLDMKCKKKMDKNKY from the coding sequence ATGGTCACACTGATCATAGCAGAAAAACCGAATGTCGCAAAAAAGATTGCATATGCCCTTGCTGAAAGAAAACCAATAAGAAAAACACTTTATGGGGTTCCATATTATGAATTAAGCCGTGATGGAAAGAAGATCATCGTAGCTCCAGCAGTTGGTCATCTCTATACATTGGCTCCAAAAACCAAAACCTATGGCTATCCGATTTTTGACATCGAATGGGTTCCGGTCTATGTTGCTGAAAAAGGAAAAAGCTATGCTAAAGATTATATCAAAGCTTTGAGAGAGCTTGCAAAAAGAGCTGATGAGTTTATTGTGGCTTGTGATTATGATACTGAAGGTGAAGTAATCGGTTATACAGCACTAAAATATGCCTGCGGTGTTGATCCAAAGAAAGCAAAGCGTATGAAGTTCTCTGCATTAACAAAGCGGGACATCCTCAAGGCGTGGTACAACCTTGAACCGACAATAAACTTTGGAATGGCAGATGCCGGAATAGCCAGGCACATCCTCGACTGGTACTGGGGTGTCAACCTTTCAAGGGCTCTGACGCATGCCATAAAGCGTGCAAGCGGTAAATGGATGATTTTGAGTACAGGTAGAGTTCAAGGACCTACGCTCAAATTCTTAGTTGAGCGGGAAAAGGAAATTGCAAACTTCAAGCCAACCCCATACTGGGTCATAAAGATGACTTTGGAGAAAAACGGGAAGCAGTATACAGCCACCTACGAAAAAGAGCGCATCTTAGATGAGGAAGAAGCAAAGCGCATTGTTCAAGAGGCTAAGAAAGGGCCAGCTTTTGTCGAGAAAGTTGAAGTCAAGCAGCAGAAGAGAAATCCCCCACATCCATTTGACTTGGGAACACTCCAGAGAGAAGCTTACTCTGCTTTTGGTTATTCTCCAAAGAAGACCTTAGACATTGCACAGCGTCTTTATGAAATGGGAATCTGCTCATACCCCAGAACATCTTCTCAGAAGCTCCCAAAAAATCTAAACTACAAATACATAATTCAAAGCCTCGCAAAGATCCCTGAATATAAACCTTTCGCCCATGAGCTTTTGGGTAAACCTCAGTTGAAACCAGTTGAAGGGCAAAAAGATGACCCAGCTCATCCAGCAATTTACCCTACTGGTGAACTGCCCAAACCCGGAGAGCTAACTCAGGAGGAAAAGAACATCTACGATTTGATAGTTAGAAGATTTTTGGCAGCATTTGCAGATCCAGCAGTTAGGGAGATTATGAAGGTCATAATAAACTCAAACAATCACCACTTCATTTTGAGTGGAGCAAGGACAGTAAAGGAGGGCTGGCTTAAAATTTACGGTAAATATGTCAGCTTTGATGAAGTTATTCTGCCCAAGTTTAGAGAGGGAGAACCTGTCAAGGTTATTCAAATCAAACGTGAGAAAAAGAAGACAAAACCTCCCGCGAGATATTCGCCGGCAAGTGTTATCAAGAAAATGGAGGATCTGGGAATAGGAACAAAGGCAACAAGAGCACAGATTTTGGAGACGCTTTATCAAAGGGGATATATCGAGGGAAAAAAGAAAATTAGGGTAACCCCTCTTGGCATGAAGGTAGTTGAAGCTTTGGAAAAGAACGTACCAGAAATTGTAAGTGTTGAGCTTACAAGGGAATTTGAAGAGAAGATGGACGAAATTATGAAGAGAAAGCTTAGCAAGGATAGGGTCATTGAAGAAGCAAGGGGTCAGCTGATAAAGATTCTCAGGGAGTTTAAAGCCAAAGAACTTGACATAGGCAAGGAACTCATGGAAAAGTTGTTGGAACGTGAAAAAAACAAAAAATCAAAGAAAAAAACTGCTAAAGAGCTGACAGCTGAGGAAGAAGAAGCCATAAAAAACGCTGTTGAAAATCATGAAAAGAAAAGTAATAACCTAATAATTGTGGGAAAATGTCCCAAATGCGGTGGGGATTTAGTTGTGAGATACAACAGAAAAACTGGGAAGCGGTTTGTAGGTTGCTCTAACTGGCCCAGTTGCGATGTCACATATCCTCTTCTTCAGAGAGGGAAAATAATCCCCACAGGAAAAGTTTGTCCCGAGTGCAATGCTCCAGTAGTAAAAATCAAAGAAGGGAAGAAGGAATACGAAGTATGTCTGGATATGAAATGCAAAAAGAAAATGGACAAAAATAAATATTAG
- a CDS encoding ubiquitin-like small modifier protein 1 encodes MKVKFYATLRDLTGKKEIEIKGVKTVKELLDTLDKMFPGIKKELIDEDGDVNGMILVNGHNIVHLKLWDTELKEEDVVHIFPPAGGG; translated from the coding sequence ATGAAAGTGAAGTTTTATGCAACATTGAGAGACCTGACCGGAAAAAAAGAGATTGAAATCAAGGGTGTAAAAACCGTAAAGGAACTTTTGGACACGCTTGACAAGATGTTTCCAGGGATCAAAAAAGAGCTAATTGATGAAGATGGAGACGTTAACGGCATGATACTCGTCAATGGACACAATATTGTCCATCTGAAGCTTTGGGATACAGAGCTGAAAGAGGAGGATGTGGTACATATATTCCCCCCCGCTGGTGGTGGTTAA
- a CDS encoding adenylate kinase codes for MNILIFGPPGSGKSTHSRKIIEKYNLVYISSGDIIRGEINKGTTLGREMEKYLSQGDLIPDIVVNTLVLSRLRRTRNNFIIDGYPRTAEQVLALENYLYDHGIRLDVAIDIFISKEESIERISGRRICSKCGAVYHVHYKPPKIPNTCDICGGKIIQRPDDKPEIVSKRYDVYIKNMRPIIKFYRKQGVYVQINGHGGIEEVWERIRPLLDYIYNKEKKRKEHE; via the coding sequence ATGAATATCCTGATTTTTGGACCTCCTGGAAGCGGAAAATCCACACATTCTCGAAAAATAATTGAAAAATACAATCTGGTATATATCTCCTCCGGCGATATAATTAGGGGAGAAATAAACAAAGGTACTACACTTGGAAGAGAGATGGAGAAATATCTTTCACAGGGAGATTTAATCCCCGACATTGTGGTTAATACTCTTGTCCTCTCAAGACTTAGGAGAACACGAAACAACTTTATAATCGATGGATATCCCAGAACTGCAGAGCAGGTTTTGGCATTGGAGAACTATTTATATGATCACGGAATTAGGCTGGATGTTGCAATTGATATATTCATATCAAAGGAGGAAAGCATTGAGAGAATAAGTGGAAGGAGAATATGCAGTAAGTGCGGGGCAGTATACCATGTCCACTATAAACCACCAAAGATCCCAAACACGTGTGACATATGTGGCGGGAAGATCATCCAGAGACCTGATGATAAACCGGAAATCGTTTCAAAGAGGTATGACGTTTATATAAAAAACATGAGACCAATAATCAAGTTCTATAGAAAACAGGGGGTATATGTCCAAATTAACGGTCATGGTGGAATTGAGGAAGTGTGGGAGAGAATCAGACCGCTTTTAGATTACATCTACAACAAAGAGAAAAAGAGAAAGGAGCATGAATGA
- a CDS encoding 7-carboxy-7-deazaguanine synthase QueE, with amino-acid sequence MSYRLILAEIFNSWQGEGGSVEGSAFGRRQIFVRFAGCDLRCVWCDSRQFIDASKVLQWRYEIEPFSGEFKYKPNPATLDEVVDVILSLDTGDVHSISYTGGEPTLQIKPLKALMEKSSELGFKNFLETHGGFPERIAEIAHLVDYASVDIKDESARATGAWRDLVMMEVESIKILRKAGAKVYAKLVVTKDTKLENIEWYASLLEGSAPLVIQPKEPIDLTQKQLMEFYKAAAKILGRENVGLSFQVHKYLNVL; translated from the coding sequence TTGAGCTATAGGCTTATTTTAGCTGAGATCTTTAACAGCTGGCAGGGTGAAGGAGGGAGTGTGGAAGGCTCAGCTTTCGGTAGAAGACAGATTTTTGTCAGATTTGCTGGTTGCGACCTTAGATGTGTGTGGTGCGACTCAAGGCAGTTTATAGACGCCTCAAAAGTCCTACAGTGGCGCTATGAGATTGAGCCTTTTTCTGGAGAATTTAAATACAAACCCAATCCAGCCACCTTGGATGAAGTTGTTGATGTTATTTTGAGCCTTGACACGGGAGATGTTCATTCAATCAGCTACACTGGGGGAGAACCAACTCTACAAATTAAACCTTTGAAAGCGCTAATGGAAAAATCGAGTGAACTCGGCTTTAAGAACTTCCTCGAAACTCACGGAGGTTTTCCAGAGAGGATTGCCGAAATTGCCCATCTTGTCGATTACGCAAGCGTTGACATAAAGGATGAAAGCGCAAGAGCAACAGGTGCGTGGAGAGATTTAGTGATGATGGAAGTTGAGAGCATTAAAATCTTGAGGAAGGCTGGTGCAAAGGTCTATGCCAAGCTTGTGGTTACAAAAGACACCAAGCTTGAAAACATCGAATGGTATGCTTCTCTTCTTGAAGGCTCAGCCCCACTGGTAATTCAGCCAAAGGAGCCAATTGATTTAACACAAAAGCAACTGATGGAGTTTTATAAAGCTGCTGCTAAAATCTTGGGGAGAGAAAACGTTGGGCTGAGCTTTCAGGTTCATAAGTACTTGAATGTTTTGTGA